The following coding sequences are from one Thermovirga sp. window:
- a CDS encoding pyridoxamine 5'-phosphate oxidase family protein: MRRKEREIKDRAEIESVILDSQVCRMGLCDDGRPYVVPMNFGYRDGKVYMHCATEGRKLDVIGKNPQVCLEFEADLQMKHAQEACDFSMKYKSVIAWGKVQVLEKSEEKIYGMNVIMGHYTGKEYEFPAQALARIVVIRVDVEEMTGKQNG; this comes from the coding sequence ATGCGAAGAAAAGAAAGGGAGATAAAGGACCGGGCGGAGATCGAATCGGTCATCCTGGATTCCCAAGTCTGCCGGATGGGGCTCTGCGACGACGGCAGGCCCTACGTGGTGCCGATGAATTTCGGGTACCGCGATGGCAAGGTCTATATGCACTGCGCTACGGAGGGGAGGAAACTGGACGTAATCGGGAAGAATCCCCAGGTCTGCCTCGAGTTCGAGGCGGACCTGCAGATGAAGCATGCCCAGGAAGCCTGCGATTTCTCCATGAAGTACAAGAGCGTCATTGCCTGGGGGAAGGTCCAGGTCCTTGAGAAATCCGAGGAAAAGATTTACGGGATGAACGTCATCATGGGGCACTACACGGGAAAGGAGTACGAGTTTCCCGCCCAGGCGCTGGCAAGGATAGTGGTCATCAGGGTCGATGTCGAGGAGATGACGGGGAAGCAGAATGGATGA
- the otsB gene encoding trehalose-phosphatase, which yields MDEPDRPTVMGKGAITQKSAPLPKALENRGVIEEAARGRSLFAAFDFDGTLEPISDDPETVFLGPVMKARLEALSRASRVAVITGRDLRDIRRRVGLVDLFYSGCHGFEISGPPRSGISFEIGEKYLQALEEAGDRFEKILRGFPGAILQRKKFCLSAHYRLVNERDVPVLVGLIEEAAAGVGGLRARSDKKAVEVLPDMDWNKGSAVLWLLDVFGMTPANSFAIY from the coding sequence ATGGATGAACCCGACAGGCCAACCGTCATGGGGAAAGGAGCGATAACTCAAAAATCTGCACCCCTTCCAAAAGCGCTGGAGAACAGGGGCGTCATCGAAGAGGCTGCCAGGGGCAGGTCCCTTTTCGCAGCTTTCGATTTTGACGGCACCCTGGAGCCCATCAGCGACGACCCCGAAACGGTTTTCCTTGGTCCGGTCATGAAGGCGAGGCTCGAAGCCCTGTCCAGGGCTTCCAGGGTCGCCGTCATAACGGGCAGGGATTTGCGGGATATTCGCCGAAGGGTGGGACTGGTGGACCTTTTTTACTCCGGTTGCCACGGCTTCGAGATATCCGGCCCCCCGAGAAGCGGTATTTCCTTCGAGATAGGCGAAAAATACCTCCAGGCCCTGGAAGAGGCGGGAGACCGGTTTGAAAAAATCTTGAGGGGTTTTCCCGGAGCGATCCTCCAGAGGAAGAAGTTCTGCCTATCGGCCCACTACAGGCTCGTAAATGAGCGGGATGTCCCGGTGCTGGTCGGCCTCATCGAGGAGGCGGCCGCCGGCGTGGGGGGGTTGAGGGCGAGGTCCGACAAGAAGGCCGTGGAGGTACTTCCCGACATGGACTGGAACAAGGGTTCGGCGGTCCTTTGGCTCCTTGACGTTTTCGGGATGACCCCGGCGAATTCCTTCGCAATTTACG